One window of the Pyxicephalus adspersus chromosome 5, UCB_Pads_2.0, whole genome shotgun sequence genome contains the following:
- the LRRD1 gene encoding leucine-rich repeat and death domain-containing protein 1 — MSIMSPEKHNITTLNLNGGELNEIPTDVFQCPILKTLQLDNNLIQHLPQDVKILQHLEKLSIEGNRLQCLPSELGHLPQLQALNINHNQITSLPDNISNLQHIRQLFANNNHLVQLPTGIGDLSTLQILGLSRNSLKTLPESVANLTNLHVLNLDGNQMSILPKPIFRLLNLVKLCLSGNQIKNLPKEIGNLKALRELSLSNNQLTFLPVQLFNLTNLEELILDNNRLTRISEKIERMQHLKVFSVSNNLLQFITESICNCQNIETLILSGNQMCELPAKIHKLKNLKDLWVDRNALAVLPEQLSHLKSLSLIAWAENQLIYVPIELKNCLQITQLDLSGNKLVEVPQALSSMIALLHLNLNKNEIYNIPETIVYNKQLKHLEMSGNNLKSFSIYLCTLTNLIYLDLSSNELCEVPPNVSEMDSLTDLLLQYNKFTCFPPELCTLKSLKRLNLSDNQIQFVPAKISELQSLRDLDLSNNNFKAFPVEVCSVLSLETLNIKQENGKKITDLPEDLCNLTNLKSLDISENHLKYIPNSIGQMKNLTHLSAANNQLCCLPGSISDMKGLQHINLSGNKLISLPGDIHQLKSLHTIDLNKNPMVRPPRLVCEGKQLYPIGCYLQAADIREERIMQKIFKLVSGSLLTEDFTFLCKKLKLRDEDIKTILKNKSLQLPDKVLHALNLWKENRQTNISPTAVSEQLIRVLVMADLHEIALKANMLKLNAKSIKL; from the exons ATGTCAATAATGTCTCCAGAAAAGCACAATATTACCACTCTCAATCTTAATGGTGGAGAGCTGAATGAAATTCCGACAGATGTGTTTCAATGTCCGATCTTGAAGACTCTCCAGTTGGACAACAATCTCATCCAACACTTGCCTCAAGATGTGAAGATTCTTCAGCATCTTGAGAAATTATCCATTGAAGGAAATAGGCTGCAATGTCTGCCTTCCGAATTAGGACATCTTCCGCAACTGCAGGCTTTAAACATAAACCATAACCAGATTACGTCCCTTCCGGATAACATCTCAAACCTCCAGCACATCAGGCAACTTTTTGCCAATAATAACCATCTTGTTCAGCTACCTACAGGTATTGGAGACCTTTCAACCCTTCAGATTTTGGGACTTAGCAGAAACTCCCTAAAAACTTTGCCTGAGTCAGTAGCCAATCTTACAAACTTACATGTGTTAAATTTGGATGGAAATCAGATGTCTATCTTACCCAAGCCCATCTTCAGGCTACTGAACCTAGTCAAGCTCTGTTTAAGTGGAAACCAAATAAAAAACTTGCCAAAAGAAATTGGTAACCTAAAAGCTCTTCGAGAACTGTCGCTAAGTAATAACCAGCTAACCTTCTTACCTGTGCAACTTTTCAACTTAACCAATTTGGAAGAACTCATCCTGGATAACAACCGGTTAACCAGAATATCAGAAAAGATAGAGCGAATGCAACATCTCAAAGTGTTTTCCGTTTCCAATAATCTACTTCAGTTCATTACAGAGAGCATCTGCAACTGTCAAAATATAGAAACTTTGATTTTAAGTGGCAACCAAATGTGTGAACTTCCGGCAAAGATTCACAAACTGAAAAACCTAAAGGATCTTTGGGTTGACCGAAATGCCTTGGCAGTTTTGCCAGAGCAACTATCTCACTTGAAAAGTCTTTCACTGATTGCCTGGGCTGAAAATCAGCTGATTTACGTTCCAATTGAATTGAAAAACTGTTTGCAAATCACTCAGCTGGACTTAAGTGGTAACAAGTTGGTGGAAGTTCCACAAGCATTGTCCTCCATGATAGCACTATTACATTTAAacctgaataaaaatgaaatttataacATACCTGAGACCATTGTTTATAACAAGCAGCTGAAACATTTAGAGATGAGTGGAAACAACTTAAAAAGCTTCTCAATTTACTTGTGTACACTTACCAATCTCATTTACTTAGATCTGAGTAGTAACGAACTTTGTGAAGTTCCACCAAACGTGTCTGAGATGGACTCTTTGACTGATCTTCTTCTCCAGTATAACAAGTTTACATGTTTTCCCCCTGAACTCTGCACATTAAAGAGTCTCAAGAGACTGAATCTGTCAGACAATCAGATTCAATTTGTTCCTGCAAAAATCAGTGAGCTACAATCACTGAGGGATTTGGACCTGTCGAACAATAACTTCAAAGCCTTCCCTGTTGAGGTGTGCTCTGTTCTGTCATTGGAGACACTAAATATCAAGCAGGAGAATGGGAAGAag attacagATCTCCCAGAAGATCTGTGTAACCTAACAAACCTGAAGAGTCTGGACATTtcagaaaatcatttaaaatatattccgAACAGTATTGGACAAATGAAAAATCTGACGCATTTATCTGCAGCCAACAATCAGCTCTGTTGTCTTCCTGGATCTATTTCTGATATGAAGGGTCTACAACACATCAACCTGAGTG GTAACAAGCTAATTTCATTACCTGGAGACATTCATCAACTAAAGAGTTTGCACACGATTGATCTTAATAAAAATCCAATGGTGAGACCTCCACGTCTTGTGTGTGAAGGGAAACAGCTTTATCCTATTGGGTGCTACTTACAGGCTGCTGACATCAGGGAAG AGAGGATTATGCAGAAGATTTTTAAATTAGTTTCAGGCAGTCTCCTTACAgaagattttacatttctgtgcaaGAAACTGAAGCTTCGAGATGAAGacatcaaaacaatattaaagaacaa ATCTCTGCAACTACCGGACAAGGTCCTGCATGCTTTGAACCTCTGGAAAGAAAACAGACAGACTAATATAAGTCCAACAGCCGTTTCAGAACAGCTAATTAGAGTGCTGGTGATGGCTGACCTACATGAGATTGCATTAAAAGCCAATATGCTTAAACTCAATGCAAAGTCAATAAAACTGTGA